The following are encoded in a window of Mycobacterium sp. ELW1 genomic DNA:
- a CDS encoding SDR family oxidoreductase — protein sequence MAIDGQERSDPGKKTALITGASGGIGSAIADALAPTHTLLLAGRPSDRLDAVAARLGATTWPLDLTDPDGIEAAAEPLAELDVLVHNAGVAYPGRFDDSTPEQWRACFEVNVTGAVALTQALLPALRAARGHVVFINSGAGLNASPGLAAYSASKFAQRAFADSLRADVPELRVTSVHPGRVDTEMQQDLVAYEGGQYDPAKFLKPETVARIVAEVIASPPDAHTHQVVVRPR from the coding sequence ATGGCGATCGATGGGCAGGAGCGAAGCGACCCGGGTAAGAAAACAGCGTTGATCACCGGCGCCAGTGGCGGGATCGGATCGGCCATCGCCGATGCCCTGGCCCCCACCCACACCCTGCTGCTGGCGGGACGTCCGTCCGATCGTTTGGACGCCGTCGCCGCCCGTCTCGGTGCCACCACCTGGCCGTTGGACCTCACCGATCCGGACGGGATCGAGGCCGCCGCCGAGCCGCTCGCCGAATTGGACGTGCTGGTCCACAACGCCGGCGTCGCATACCCGGGCCGGTTCGACGACTCGACGCCCGAGCAGTGGCGGGCCTGTTTCGAGGTCAACGTGACCGGCGCCGTCGCCCTCACCCAGGCGCTGCTGCCCGCGCTGCGCGCGGCGCGCGGGCACGTCGTGTTCATCAACTCCGGCGCCGGACTGAACGCCTCGCCGGGCCTGGCCGCATACTCGGCGAGCAAGTTCGCCCAGCGGGCGTTCGCCGATTCACTGCGCGCCGACGTTCCCGAGTTGAGGGTCACCAGCGTGCACCCCGGCCGGGTCGACACCGAGATGCAGCAGGACCTGGTCGCCTACGAAGGCGGGCAGTACGACCCGGCGAAGTTCCTCAAGCCGGAGACCGTCGCGCGAATCGTCGCCGAGGTGATCGCCAGCCCGCCCGACGCACACACCCATCAGGTGGTGGTCCGGCCCCGGTGA
- the leuS gene encoding leucine--tRNA ligase, which yields MTDTPTAAPQGSADADTPRFRYTAELAGRIERTWQDNWQSWGTFNVPNPVGSLAPADGSAVPDDKMFVQDMFPYPSGEGLHVGHPLGYIATDVYARYFRMTGRNVLHALGFDAFGLPAEQYAIQTGTHPRIRTEANIVNFRRQLGRLGLGHDQRRSFSTTDVDFYKWTQWIFLQIYNAWFDAEQNKARPIADLVAEFDSGARTLEDGRQWSTLSKSERADVIDGYRLVYLADSLVNWCPGLGTVLANEEVTSDGRSERGNFPVFRKRLRQWMMRITAYSDRLLDDLEVLDWPEKVKTMQRNWIGRSTGASVLFDADGADIEVFTTRPDTLFGATYLVLAPEHELVDQLTAAQWPDGVDPRWTNGADTPAAAVAAYRRSIAAKSDLERQENKTKTGVFLGTYATNPADGQQVPVFIADYVLVGYGTGAIMAVPGHDQRDWEFAGEFGLPIVEVISGGDIAEAAYSGDGALVNSQYLDGLTVQDAKKAITERLEADGRGRARVEYKLRDWLFARQRYWGEPFPIVYDADGRAHPLPESALPVELPDIADYSPVMFDPDDADSEPSPPLNKADEWVHVELDLGDGLQTYTRDTNVMPQWAGSSWYELRYADPHNPDTFCAKENEQYWMGPRPAEHGPDDPGGVDVYVGGVEHAVLHLLYCRFWHKVLHDLGHVSSREPYRRLVNQGYIQAFAYTDSRGAYVAAADVVERDGKFFLPGEDGEIEVFQEFGKIGKSLKNSISPDEICDGYGADTLRVYEMSMGPLEASRPWATKDVVGAYRFLQRVWRLVVDESTGETRASEHEALDEETLRLLHRTIEGVSEDFAALRNNTAAAKLIEYTNHLTKEGVSARAALEPLVLMVAPLSPHLAEELWQRLGHSTSLAHGPFPVADPQYLVTDTVEYPVQVNGKVRGRITVAADADKAGLEAAALADEKVQAFLAGATPKKVIVVPGRLVNLVV from the coding sequence GTGACCGACACCCCGACCGCCGCACCGCAGGGCAGCGCAGACGCCGACACCCCGCGGTTCCGCTACACCGCCGAGCTGGCCGGACGGATCGAGCGCACCTGGCAGGACAACTGGCAGTCGTGGGGCACCTTCAATGTGCCGAACCCGGTCGGGTCGCTGGCACCCGCCGACGGCTCGGCCGTTCCCGACGACAAGATGTTCGTCCAGGACATGTTTCCCTACCCCTCCGGTGAGGGCCTGCACGTCGGGCATCCGCTGGGCTACATCGCCACCGATGTGTATGCGCGCTACTTCCGCATGACCGGGCGCAATGTGTTGCACGCGTTGGGTTTCGATGCATTCGGCCTACCCGCCGAGCAGTATGCGATCCAGACCGGCACCCATCCGCGGATCCGCACCGAGGCCAATATCGTCAACTTCCGCCGCCAGCTGGGCAGGCTCGGCCTGGGTCACGACCAGCGGCGCAGTTTCTCGACCACCGACGTGGACTTCTACAAGTGGACCCAGTGGATCTTCCTGCAGATCTACAACGCCTGGTTCGACGCCGAACAGAACAAGGCCCGCCCGATCGCCGATCTGGTGGCCGAATTCGATTCCGGTGCGCGCACTCTCGAGGACGGCAGGCAGTGGTCCACCCTGTCCAAGAGTGAGCGAGCCGATGTCATCGACGGCTACCGCCTGGTCTACCTGGCCGATTCGCTGGTGAACTGGTGCCCGGGGCTGGGCACCGTGCTGGCGAACGAGGAGGTCACCTCCGACGGTCGCAGCGAGCGCGGCAATTTCCCGGTCTTCCGGAAGCGGTTGCGGCAGTGGATGATGCGCATCACCGCCTACTCCGATCGGCTGCTCGACGACCTCGAGGTGCTGGATTGGCCGGAGAAGGTCAAGACCATGCAGCGCAATTGGATCGGCCGATCCACCGGGGCGTCGGTGCTGTTCGACGCCGACGGCGCGGACATCGAGGTCTTCACCACCCGGCCCGACACCCTGTTCGGCGCGACCTACCTTGTGCTGGCTCCCGAGCACGAACTGGTCGACCAACTCACCGCCGCGCAGTGGCCCGACGGGGTGGACCCGCGGTGGACCAACGGTGCCGACACCCCGGCCGCGGCGGTGGCGGCCTATCGGCGCTCGATCGCGGCCAAGTCCGACCTGGAACGCCAGGAGAACAAGACCAAGACCGGCGTCTTCCTCGGCACGTATGCGACCAATCCGGCTGACGGACAACAAGTTCCGGTATTCATCGCCGATTACGTCCTGGTCGGCTACGGCACCGGCGCGATCATGGCCGTGCCGGGGCACGACCAGCGCGACTGGGAGTTCGCAGGAGAGTTCGGCCTGCCGATTGTGGAAGTGATCTCGGGCGGCGACATCGCCGAGGCCGCGTATTCCGGTGACGGTGCGCTGGTGAACTCGCAGTACCTCGACGGCCTGACCGTCCAGGACGCCAAGAAGGCGATCACCGAGCGGCTGGAGGCGGACGGCCGCGGCCGCGCCCGCGTCGAATACAAACTGCGTGACTGGCTTTTCGCGCGGCAGCGGTACTGGGGCGAGCCGTTCCCGATCGTGTACGACGCCGACGGCCGGGCGCACCCGCTGCCCGAATCGGCACTTCCGGTGGAACTGCCCGACATCGCCGACTACTCGCCGGTGATGTTCGACCCGGACGACGCCGACAGCGAACCGTCCCCGCCGCTGAACAAAGCGGACGAGTGGGTGCACGTCGAGCTGGATCTGGGTGACGGCCTGCAGACCTACACCCGCGACACCAACGTGATGCCGCAGTGGGCGGGCAGCTCCTGGTACGAGCTGCGCTACGCGGACCCGCACAACCCGGATACGTTCTGCGCCAAGGAGAACGAGCAATACTGGATGGGTCCGCGGCCGGCCGAGCACGGCCCGGACGACCCCGGGGGAGTGGACGTCTACGTCGGCGGTGTCGAGCACGCGGTGCTGCACCTGCTGTATTGCCGCTTCTGGCACAAGGTGCTGCACGACCTCGGACATGTCAGCTCTCGCGAGCCGTACCGCCGCCTGGTCAACCAGGGTTACATCCAGGCGTTCGCCTACACCGACTCCCGCGGTGCTTACGTGGCGGCCGCCGACGTCGTGGAGCGGGACGGCAAGTTCTTCCTGCCCGGTGAGGACGGCGAAATAGAGGTGTTCCAGGAGTTCGGCAAGATCGGCAAGAGCCTGAAGAACTCGATCTCCCCGGATGAGATCTGCGACGGCTACGGCGCGGACACGCTGCGGGTGTACGAGATGTCGATGGGCCCGCTGGAGGCGTCTCGGCCCTGGGCGACCAAGGACGTTGTCGGCGCCTACCGGTTCCTGCAGCGGGTGTGGCGGCTTGTGGTCGACGAGTCCACCGGTGAGACAAGGGCTTCCGAGCATGAGGCGCTGGACGAGGAGACGCTGCGGCTGTTGCACCGGACGATCGAGGGCGTGTCCGAGGACTTCGCGGCCCTGCGCAACAACACCGCCGCCGCCAAGCTGATCGAGTACACCAACCACCTCACCAAGGAGGGCGTCAGTGCGCGGGCGGCGCTGGAGCCGCTGGTGCTGATGGTCGCGCCGCTGTCACCGCACCTGGCAGAGGAACTCTGGCAGCGGCTGGGCCATTCGACGTCGTTGGCGCACGGACCTTTTCCGGTGGCCGATCCGCAGTACCTGGTCACCGACACCGTCGAGTACCCGGTGCAGGTCAACGGCAAGGTCCGCGGACGCATCACCGTGGCCGCGGATGCGGACAAGGCCGGCCTCGAAGCGGCCGCGCTCGCCGACGAGAAGGTCCAGGCCTTCCTGGCCGGTGCCACCCCGAAGAAGGTCATCGTGGTGCCGGGCCGGCTGGTGAACCTCGTCGTCTAG